Proteins encoded by one window of Cheilinus undulatus linkage group 13, ASM1832078v1, whole genome shotgun sequence:
- the LOC121520356 gene encoding insulin-like growth factor-binding protein 1, producing the protein MAGLHEKLRFVAALAVAVIAAVRSSPVLGPEPIRCALCSQEKLNECPAITADCRQVLREPGCGCCMACALEKGASCGVHTAHCGEGLRCTPRPGEARPLHALTRGQGVCTEDLGQEEADTASDQGSLHYLLSLNLPLDHQNTAEGQESIKAKINAIRNELVQEGPCHIELHAALDMIASSQQKLGEKFTTFYLPNCDKYGFYKAKQCESSLVGPPARCWCVSSWNGKRIPGSSDLLDDSECHQEVSH; encoded by the exons ATGGCTGGATTACATGAGAAGCTGAGATTTGTGGCAGCACTAGCTGTGGCTGTCATAGCTGCGGTGAGGTCATCCCCGGTTTTGGGACCAGAGCCTATCCGCTGTGCCCTGTGCTCGCAAGAGAAACTGAACGAGTGTCCTGCCATCACAGCAGACTGCAGGCAGGTGCTGAGGGAGCCTGGATGTGGCTGCTGTATGGCCTGTGCTTTGGAGAAAGGAGCGTCCTGTGGGGTTCACACAGCCCACTGTGGGGAGGGTCTGCGCTGCACTCCGAGGCCTGGTGAGGCCAGACCACTCCATGCTCTGACCAGAGGCCAGGGGGTCTGCACTGAAGACTTGGGTCAAG AAGAAGCTGATACAGCTTCTGACCAAGGCTCCTTGCACTACCTACTGAGTCTCAACCTTCCCCTTGATCACCAAAACACAGCTGAAGGCCAAGAGAGTATCAAGGCAAAGATCAACGCCATCCGTAACGAACTGGTTCAAGAG GGTCCCTGTCACATTGAACTGCATGCAGCTCTTGACATGATCGCCAGCTCTCAGCAGAAACTAGGAGAGAAGTTCACAACTTTCTACCTTCCAAACTGTGACAAGTATGGCTTCTACAAGGCCAAACAG TGTGAGTCATCTCTGGTTGGACCGCCGGCCCGTTGCTGGTGTGTCTCTTCCTGGAATGGGAAGAGGATCCCAGGATCGAGTGACTTGCTTGATGACTCAGAGTGTCATCAAGAAGTTTCTCACTGA
- the LOC121520437 gene encoding insulin-like growth factor-binding protein 3 isoform X2, with product MDSRFRALCMTFFLASFSRRSGAIGPVIKCEPCDAGARLLCKPLPKDCAEKVREPGCGCCMTCALSFGQPCGVYTGRCGSGLTCQHQPGETKPLQALLEGRGICANATTRRFTARPTPPVNELPETIETQDEERNSTGSSPQTLYSTHRPMGPLRPPLHPLFPSAKSEVLRREQQKRTQSFKMEELPGPLITDQLNFSLEKKQEPEYGPCRREIESILSSLKLTDILNPRGFRIPNCDKKGFYKKKQCRPSKGRKRGFCWCVDKYGQPLPGFDGKERGDAQYYNSDSQ from the exons ATGGACTCCCGCTTTCGCGCACTTTGCATGACTTTTTTCCTCGCATCGTTCAGCCGGAGGTCAGGTGCAATCGGACCGGTTATCAAATGCGAGCCATGTGACGCTGGAGCGCGGCTTTTGTGCAAACCTTTGCCCAAGGACTGCGCAGAGAAAGTCCGCGAACCGGGCTGCGGCTGCTGCATGACTTGTGCTCTGAGTTTCGGCCAGCCGTGCGGCGTGTACACCGGGAGATGTGGCTCCGGGCTGACATGTCAGCATCAGCCCGGCGAGACGAAGCCTCTGCAGGCTCTGCTGGAGGGACGGGGGATCTGTGCAAACGCTACTACCAGACGATTCACCGCCAGACCAACACCTCCAGTCAATGAACTTCCAG AGACTATTGAGACACAAGATGAGGAGAGGAATTCCACTGGCTCCAGCCCTCAAACATTGTACAGCACCCACAGACCCATGGGACCACTGAGACCTCCACTTCACCCCCTTTTCCCCTCTGCCAAGTCTGAAGTCCTTCGCCGGGAGCAGCAGAAGCGAACCCAGAGCTTTAAGATGGAAGAGCTACCGGGACCACTCATCACAGACCAGCTAAACTTCTCTCTGGAGAAAAAACAGGAGCCTGAGTAT GGCCCCTGTCGGAGAGAGATTGAGAGCATCCTCAGCAGCCTCAAACTTACAGACATTCTCAACCCCAGAGGTTTCCGGATACCAAACTGTGACAAGAAGGGCTTCTATAAGAAAAAGCAG TGCCGTCCATCCAAAGGCAGAAAGCGAGGCTTCTGTTGGTGCGTGGACAAATACGGGCAGCCTTTGCCAGGTTTTGATGGGAAGGAGCGAGGAGACGCCCAGTACTACAACTCGGACAGCCAATAG
- the LOC121520437 gene encoding insulin-like growth factor-binding protein 3 isoform X1, whose product MPSDATMDSRFRALCMTFFLASFSRRSGAIGPVIKCEPCDAGARLLCKPLPKDCAEKVREPGCGCCMTCALSFGQPCGVYTGRCGSGLTCQHQPGETKPLQALLEGRGICANATTRRFTARPTPPVNELPAETIETQDEERNSTGSSPQTLYSTHRPMGPLRPPLHPLFPSAKSEVLRREQQKRTQSFKMEELPGPLITDQLNFSLEKKQEPEYGPCRREIESILSSLKLTDILNPRGFRIPNCDKKGFYKKKQCRPSKGRKRGFCWCVDKYGQPLPGFDGKERGDAQYYNSDSQ is encoded by the exons ATGCCCTCAGACGCCACAATGGACTCCCGCTTTCGCGCACTTTGCATGACTTTTTTCCTCGCATCGTTCAGCCGGAGGTCAGGTGCAATCGGACCGGTTATCAAATGCGAGCCATGTGACGCTGGAGCGCGGCTTTTGTGCAAACCTTTGCCCAAGGACTGCGCAGAGAAAGTCCGCGAACCGGGCTGCGGCTGCTGCATGACTTGTGCTCTGAGTTTCGGCCAGCCGTGCGGCGTGTACACCGGGAGATGTGGCTCCGGGCTGACATGTCAGCATCAGCCCGGCGAGACGAAGCCTCTGCAGGCTCTGCTGGAGGGACGGGGGATCTGTGCAAACGCTACTACCAGACGATTCACCGCCAGACCAACACCTCCAGTCAATGAACTTCCAG CAGAGACTATTGAGACACAAGATGAGGAGAGGAATTCCACTGGCTCCAGCCCTCAAACATTGTACAGCACCCACAGACCCATGGGACCACTGAGACCTCCACTTCACCCCCTTTTCCCCTCTGCCAAGTCTGAAGTCCTTCGCCGGGAGCAGCAGAAGCGAACCCAGAGCTTTAAGATGGAAGAGCTACCGGGACCACTCATCACAGACCAGCTAAACTTCTCTCTGGAGAAAAAACAGGAGCCTGAGTAT GGCCCCTGTCGGAGAGAGATTGAGAGCATCCTCAGCAGCCTCAAACTTACAGACATTCTCAACCCCAGAGGTTTCCGGATACCAAACTGTGACAAGAAGGGCTTCTATAAGAAAAAGCAG TGCCGTCCATCCAAAGGCAGAAAGCGAGGCTTCTGTTGGTGCGTGGACAAATACGGGCAGCCTTTGCCAGGTTTTGATGGGAAGGAGCGAGGAGACGCCCAGTACTACAACTCGGACAGCCAATAG